In the genome of Candidatus Thermoplasmatota archaeon, the window CCCGAAAACTCTGTTTTCCATCCCTCGTTTTCCTCCATCTGAAAATTTTAGAGGAATAGATTGTTTCTTCTCGTCACCTGAGGAGAAACAATTAGGTTACAAAATGGAGATTATTCGTAGAGACTGATTTGATAAGAATTTATTTATACCGTAAATACTATGGTATTTATAGATTGTGGGAGAACATTGTACGAGGATGATAAGAGAACAAAGGCTATCTATGAGCAATTTCCTCCCACAATGTGACGGGCGAGGCGGAAAAATAAAGGAGCCCTACCTCGCAAGGTCAAAGAGGAGGTAAATATAGGAAATGAAAGAAATAAGGCAAATGTTTGGCATCATCATCTGCTTACTGGTAGTTGGCGCGGGTTATTATGGAGTGACAGCGAGTGCATCATATACTGGGATAGTAAAAGGAATCCACAACATGAATTACAACATTGCCCCTTCAAGTTTAATCACAGATAAGGGCAAATACTGGGCGATACTTGTATGTGGAAGTGATGATTTTAGTGCTGGCTTTGAAACGGACATTCGAGATATGTACCAACTTTTAAAAAATGAACTTGATTATAACGGTGATCACATATATTATGTTGCGCCATCGAACTGGAATGGGGCAGAGCACTACTATAGTTTATCAAAAGATAATATAAATAAATCAATACACGATGTCGCAGGCAGAGCTACAACTGAAGATAGTGTTTTCCTTTTCTATACGGCTCATGGAAATTATAATAAGAATACAGGTGAGTATTCTATTGCTCCAGGTGTGACACCAGGTGAATTGGATAGCTGGCTAGATTCTATTGATCCGATATGGCTTTATGGGCAGCCTCGCAAATGTCAGCAGATGGTGATATTACTCCAAGCTTGTTATTCGGGTGGTTTTAAAGAGAAGTTAGTTTTTCACGAAGCCTACCCAACTGGTGCAGCACACCGTCATAGAATACTGATAACCTCAACGGATAAGTATACAAAGTCTTGGGAGGACATGTACGGTTATGGTGATCCAACTAAAGGTGCTACATGGGATCCAAATGCACCAGATGATGATGGAAATCCCAATAATCCATCTAATGGCAATTATGATGGAAGTGAGTTTTCAAGCGGTTTCAGGATGGCTTTTAGAGACGTTGACAATGATGCATACTTAGAAGCAGATGATCAACCATATATTAACAAACCAGGAAATAAACCTGATTTAACACCACCATTTGGAAACAAAGATGGAAAAGTTTCTGTGCAGGAAGCTTTCAATTTCTCAAAGTTTGAGGATTGCTATTCTGTTTACTGGGAATCCTTCATCAAAGCCAAGAATTGGAAACTTGAATATCCACAGATATGGGATGCATTATCCTGGGGAGATTCAGAGGGAATAGATCCATCTAAAACATATATCTATAACCGTCGTCCGAATATGCCTGATAAACCATCTGGTCCGATATCTGGGAATGCCGGTACATCGTATTCCTATTCTACGAGTGCAACCGATCCAGACAATGATAAGGTGAAATACTACTTCGATTGGGGGGATGGAACAGGTGATTGGACTGCCTTTGTTTTTTCTGGGAATTCGGCTTCAAAATCTCATAGTTGGAGTAGTGCTGGTACTTATCAGGTGAAAGCAAAGGCTACGGATGAGCGGGGTGCTGAAAGCGGCTGGTCCTCAACTCTTACAGTAACAATTTCTGCTGCTAATCAGCCACCAAATAAACCCGATAGACCTTCTGGCCCAACATCAGGAAGAGTGGGGACATCCTACACATACTCATCGTCAACAATCGATCCTGATGGAGACCAAATTTATTACTGGTTTGATTGGGGAGATGGAATAAATAGCGGATGGCTTGGTCCATATGATTCAGGGCAATCTGTAAATGCGTCCCATACATGGAGCGAAAAAGGCACTTATGGTATAAAAGTCAAAGCCAAAGATGTAAATGGGGTAGAGAGCGAGTGGTCTGATTCCTTGGCAGTTTCAATGCCAAAATCGTATCCAGTCATTTGGGCAATATTTGAAAAAATAAATAGCTTACTCCTCCAGGTCTTTGGACGAGAGATTATACCGCTGTTCTTTAACATATAGAAAGAGAAAGAAGGAAGCATTCCCCTTTTCCTTCTTTTATTTTTCCATTAACCTCACAAGCAGGCTAACAATCTTTAAAAATTTGATACGGTTACGGGCACAATGAAAGTTGCAATGTATTATAACAACAATGATGTTCGCATTGAGGAAATGCCCGTCCCGGAAATTAGGCCAGGGGAACTGCTGGTTAAAGTCAAAGCATGCGGGATATGCGGCAGCGATGTGATGGAGTGGTACCGCATCAAGACAGCACCTAGAGTTCTGGGACATGAAATGACAGGCGATATTGTAAAAGTGGGAGAGGAAGTGAGAAATTACAAAAAAGGAGACCACGTATTTGTTTCGCATCATGTGCCGTGTAATGAATGTAGCTATTGCCTCAACGACCAGCATACTCTATGCGATACACTGCATTCGACAAACTTCTATCCGGGCGGCTTCTCTGAATATATAAGGGTACCCGAGATAAATGTGGAGAAAGGCACTTTCAAACTACCGGATGAAATTTCATACGAGGAAGGCACATTAATAGAGCCGCTTGCATGCGTTGTACGCGGGCTGCGTATAGCCAGATTTAAAAAAGGGCAGACGGTGCTGATTATCGGCAGCGGCATGGCGGGGCTGCTCCATGTCAAACTTGCACGGGCGATGGGTGCTAAATTCATCATCACCACAGATATAAATGATTATAG includes:
- a CDS encoding zinc-dependent dehydrogenase; amino-acid sequence: MKVAMYYNNNDVRIEEMPVPEIRPGELLVKVKACGICGSDVMEWYRIKTAPRVLGHEMTGDIVKVGEEVRNYKKGDHVFVSHHVPCNECSYCLNDQHTLCDTLHSTNFYPGGFSEYIRVPEINVEKGTFKLPDEISYEEGTLIEPLACVVRGLRIARFKKGQTVLIIGSGMAGLLHVKLARAMGAKFIITTDINDYRLDKAREFGADLALHADDNILQEIKKINDGHMPDLVVTCTGAPPAVNQAIQTVGRGGTILFFAPTGPGLKISFPLLDLWNKGVTMVSTYAGAPKDIVESIELLRSGKVKVKDMITHLLPLEKIQKGFQIVARAENSIKVVIKP
- a CDS encoding PKD domain-containing protein, with the protein product MKEIRQMFGIIICLLVVGAGYYGVTASASYTGIVKGIHNMNYNIAPSSLITDKGKYWAILVCGSDDFSAGFETDIRDMYQLLKNELDYNGDHIYYVAPSNWNGAEHYYSLSKDNINKSIHDVAGRATTEDSVFLFYTAHGNYNKNTGEYSIAPGVTPGELDSWLDSIDPIWLYGQPRKCQQMVILLQACYSGGFKEKLVFHEAYPTGAAHRHRILITSTDKYTKSWEDMYGYGDPTKGATWDPNAPDDDGNPNNPSNGNYDGSEFSSGFRMAFRDVDNDAYLEADDQPYINKPGNKPDLTPPFGNKDGKVSVQEAFNFSKFEDCYSVYWESFIKAKNWKLEYPQIWDALSWGDSEGIDPSKTYIYNRRPNMPDKPSGPISGNAGTSYSYSTSATDPDNDKVKYYFDWGDGTGDWTAFVFSGNSASKSHSWSSAGTYQVKAKATDERGAESGWSSTLTVTISAANQPPNKPDRPSGPTSGRVGTSYTYSSSTIDPDGDQIYYWFDWGDGINSGWLGPYDSGQSVNASHTWSEKGTYGIKVKAKDVNGVESEWSDSLAVSMPKSYPVIWAIFEKINSLLLQVFGREIIPLFFNI